One window from the genome of Deinococcus sp. NW-56 encodes:
- a CDS encoding 1-acyl-sn-glycerol-3-phosphate acyltransferase, whose product MSDARRAPPDAAGAAPRVSPLVYRAVVFVMGLPLRLRGERVEVQGQGHVPPPGTPLIVAANHRTALDPFIIAASLPPGRFLQFMAKKELFVPVIGHIIRAGGSFPVDRSTNDLGAVRTSLRILQAGGTLGIFPEGTRGGGELHGGVALLALKGKAPILPVGLRREGKRWLVRFGPPLPPTGGIKALTAEVGDRLAELAGEPLPSRVDEGAL is encoded by the coding sequence ATGAGTGACGCCCGCCGCGCCCCCCCCGACGCCGCCGGAGCGGCCCCCCGCGTGAGTCCCCTGGTGTACCGGGCCGTCGTCTTCGTGATGGGCCTGCCGCTGCGCCTGCGGGGCGAGCGGGTGGAGGTGCAGGGCCAGGGGCACGTGCCGCCCCCCGGCACCCCGCTGATCGTGGCGGCGAACCACCGCACGGCGCTCGACCCCTTCATCATCGCGGCGAGTCTGCCGCCGGGCCGCTTCCTGCAGTTCATGGCGAAAAAGGAGCTGTTCGTGCCTGTGATCGGCCACATCATCCGCGCCGGGGGGTCTTTTCCAGTGGACCGCAGCACGAACGACCTCGGGGCGGTGCGGACCAGCCTGCGCATCCTGCAAGCGGGGGGCACGCTGGGCATCTTTCCGGAGGGCACGCGCGGCGGCGGCGAACTGCACGGCGGGGTCGCGCTGCTGGCCCTCAAGGGGAAGGCCCCGATCCTGCCTGTCGGCCTGCGGCGCGAGGGCAAGCGCTGGCTCGTGCGCTTCGGCCCCCCCCTGCCGCCCACCGGGGGCATCAAGGCCCTCACCGCCGAGGTGGGCGACCGCCTCGCGGAACTCGCCGGGGAACCGCTGCCCAGCCGGGTGGACGAGGGAGCGCTGTAA
- a CDS encoding flavin reductase family protein codes for MTPEAPTPDTRHFDFAALSAPERYKLLTAVVVPRPIAWVSTLGPGGEVNLAPYSFFGLMGSDPGVVAFAPGDRADGTPKDTALNIGSGGEFTVNLVSAALAEVMNETSTDFPHGMGEARAVGLSLAPGVRVAVPRVAASPAALECREVQTVTVGRTRIVLGEVLGLHLHADALADPERLYVDTAALDLIGRMGGRGTYTRTRDTFQIDRMTYAQWREGRGEGGQG; via the coding sequence ATGACCCCCGAGGCCCCGACGCCCGACACCCGGCACTTCGACTTCGCCGCCCTGTCCGCCCCCGAGCGCTACAAGCTGCTCACCGCCGTCGTGGTGCCCCGGCCCATCGCCTGGGTGAGCACCCTGGGGCCGGGCGGCGAGGTCAATCTCGCACCCTACTCCTTTTTCGGCCTGATGGGCTCGGACCCCGGCGTGGTGGCCTTTGCCCCCGGCGACCGCGCGGACGGAACGCCCAAGGACACGGCGCTCAACATCGGCTCCGGCGGCGAGTTCACGGTGAATCTGGTAAGCGCAGCGCTGGCCGAAGTCATGAACGAGACGTCGACCGACTTTCCGCACGGGATGGGCGAGGCGCGGGCGGTGGGGCTAAGTCTCGCGCCCGGCGTGCGGGTGGCGGTGCCGCGCGTGGCCGCGAGTCCCGCCGCGCTGGAATGCCGCGAGGTCCAGACGGTGACCGTGGGCCGCACCCGCATCGTGCTGGGGGAGGTGCTGGGGCTGCACCTGCACGCGGACGCGCTGGCCGACCCCGAGCGTCTGTACGTGGACACGGCGGCGCTGGACCTGATCGGGCGCATGGGCGGACGCGGCACCTACACCCGCACGCGCGACACCTTCCAGATCGACCGGATGACCTATGCCCAGTGGCGGGAGGGGCGGGGCGAGGGGGGGCAAGGCTGA
- a CDS encoding antibiotic biosynthesis monooxygenase, with protein sequence MIQIWATVEISDLEQFIGVFATAGARARRKHGSRRSHVFTVPGTPSQVRVLFEWESREAFEGFLNDPEVRTTMQSSGTVGRPDFLILDALADLPG encoded by the coding sequence ATGATCCAGATCTGGGCGACCGTCGAGATCAGCGACCTTGAGCAGTTCATCGGCGTCTTCGCCACGGCGGGGGCCAGGGCACGCCGCAAGCACGGCAGCCGCCGCAGCCACGTCTTTACCGTGCCGGGCACCCCGAGTCAGGTCCGGGTCCTGTTCGAGTGGGAGAGCCGCGAGGCCTTCGAGGGTTTTCTGAATGACCCGGAGGTCCGCACCACGATGCAGTCCAGCGGCACGGTGGGACGGCCGGACTTCCTGATCCTCGACGCGCTGGCCGACTTGCCGGGGTAA
- a CDS encoding iron ABC transporter permease, with product MTPPRLWRVGRTAALVAALCAAVVLAVGLGSVTIPPGEVLGALGRGVASLWTGAELSPEDVIVWQLRLPRVAMGVLVGACLAVCGGAFQGVFRNPLADPYLLGVASGAGLGATVAIVAGWPRPLVPVAALLAALAAVGLTLTLAREGRRLPPTRLILAGVVVGSILSAVSTFLILRGEDRARQVLAYTLGDLGFSGWGDVLTVLPYALAGGGLLMLLGRALDTLQLGDLTARSLGVPVERLRLLVVLAASVATAAAVAYVGIIGFVGLVVPHVVRLAWGAGHRVLLPVSALAGGTLLVLADLLARTTPLSQVGVVTTLLGGPFFLWLLRRGGHD from the coding sequence GTGACGCCGCCGCGTCTCTGGCGGGTGGGGCGCACCGCCGCACTGGTGGCCGCCTTGTGCGCCGCTGTCGTGCTGGCGGTGGGCCTGGGCAGCGTGACCATTCCCCCTGGCGAGGTGCTGGGCGCCCTGGGACGCGGGGTGGCGAGCCTCTGGACGGGCGCGGAGCTGTCCCCGGAGGACGTGATCGTGTGGCAACTGCGGTTGCCGCGCGTGGCGATGGGTGTGCTGGTGGGGGCGTGTCTGGCGGTGTGCGGGGGGGCCTTTCAGGGAGTCTTTCGCAATCCGCTGGCCGATCCCTACCTCCTCGGCGTCGCAAGTGGGGCGGGGTTGGGGGCGACGGTCGCCATCGTCGCGGGGTGGCCGCGCCCGCTGGTGCCGGTGGCCGCGCTGCTCGCGGCGCTCGCGGCGGTCGGCCTGACCCTCACCCTGGCCCGTGAGGGCCGCCGCCTGCCCCCCACCCGCCTGATTCTGGCCGGGGTGGTGGTGGGCAGCATCCTGAGCGCGGTGTCCACCTTCCTGATCCTGCGCGGCGAGGACCGGGCGCGGCAGGTGCTGGCCTACACCCTGGGCGACCTGGGTTTCAGCGGGTGGGGAGACGTGCTGACCGTGCTGCCCTACGCGCTGGCGGGCGGCGGATTGCTGATGCTGCTGGGCCGGGCGCTGGACACCCTGCAACTGGGGGACCTGACCGCCCGGAGTCTGGGCGTTCCGGTGGAGCGGCTGCGGCTGCTTGTCGTGCTGGCCGCGAGCGTGGCGACCGCTGCCGCCGTCGCCTACGTGGGCATCATCGGGTTTGTGGGGCTGGTCGTGCCGCATGTGGTTCGGCTGGCGTGGGGGGCGGGGCACCGGGTGCTGCTGCCCGTCTCCGCGCTCGCGGGGGGGACCCTGCTCGTGCTGGCCGACCTGCTGGCCCGCACCACGCCGCTCTCGCAGGTGGGCGTGGTGACGACGCTGCTGGGGGGGCCGTTCTTCCTGTGGCTGCTGCGGCGGGGGGGCCATGACTAG
- a CDS encoding ABC transporter substrate-binding protein has protein sequence MKTLPAKTVLAVSLLALLPTAAATTYPLTLTDDLGRKVTLKAEPGRIISMVPSHSETLCAIGACGKLVGVDKYSDYPQQVARLPKVGDLFAPDVEAMVALKPDLVLVSKYSKLDGPLTQAGIPTIALDMEKYEEVFSKTLTLGRIVNREAQAKNVVLNLRREIARVEILTKNAVRKPTAYFEIDPTPYSIGPNSFMGVLLTKAGARNVIPASLGDFPKVDPELIVNANPELMLGLTRQAAAARPGWSGLRAVKSGRVIDIPKDLNTILSRPGPRMGQALRGLARLIHPELFR, from the coding sequence ATGAAGACTCTCCCTGCCAAGACCGTGCTGGCCGTGTCCCTGCTCGCCCTGCTGCCCACCGCAGCAGCGACGACCTACCCCCTCACTCTGACCGACGACCTCGGCCGCAAGGTGACCCTCAAGGCGGAACCGGGGCGCATCATCAGCATGGTGCCCAGCCACTCCGAGACGCTGTGCGCGATCGGCGCGTGCGGCAAGCTCGTCGGGGTGGACAAGTACAGCGACTACCCCCAGCAGGTCGCGCGGCTGCCCAAGGTGGGCGACCTCTTCGCCCCCGACGTGGAAGCGATGGTGGCCCTGAAACCCGACCTCGTGCTGGTGAGCAAATACAGCAAGCTCGACGGGCCGCTGACCCAGGCGGGAATTCCCACCATTGCGCTGGACATGGAGAAGTACGAAGAGGTCTTCTCCAAGACGCTGACCCTGGGCCGCATCGTGAACCGCGAGGCGCAGGCGAAGAACGTGGTGCTGAACCTCCGGCGCGAGATCGCCCGCGTCGAGATTCTGACCAAGAACGCGGTGCGCAAGCCCACGGCCTATTTCGAGATCGACCCCACCCCGTACTCCATCGGACCGAACTCCTTTATGGGCGTGCTGCTGACCAAGGCGGGTGCCCGCAACGTCATCCCCGCCTCGCTGGGCGACTTTCCCAAGGTGGACCCCGAGCTGATCGTGAATGCCAACCCCGAACTGATGCTGGGCCTGACCCGGCAGGCGGCGGCGGCCCGGCCCGGTTGGAGCGGCCTGAGAGCGGTCAAGTCGGGCCGGGTGATCGACATCCCGAAGGACCTCAACACCATCCTCAGCCGCCCCGGTCCCCGGATGGGACAGGCGCTGCGGGGGCTGGCGCGGCTGATTCACCCGGAACTGTTCCGGTGA
- a CDS encoding isoprenyl transferase: MSRPALHTALRTVQKVRDAGRGALLWGYEQRLAREVRQHGKLPRHLGLILDGNRRYARAAGMQRELGHSFGADKAHEVLQWCLELGIPAATIWVLSTDNTSRDPGELAHILGLLEREARNLATDPRIHANRVRVRAIGQHDAFPPHVLDALRELEEKTAGYDGMSLNIAVGYGGREEIVDAIKCHLSRRAEEGSSLQDVIAELEPDHISAHLYTAGTPDPDFIIRTSGEIRLSGFMLWQSVYSEFYFCDVYWPGFRRVDFLRALRDFQGRDRRFGR; the protein is encoded by the coding sequence ATGAGCCGCCCTGCCCTGCACACCGCGCTGCGCACCGTCCAGAAGGTCCGGGACGCGGGGCGGGGGGCGCTGCTGTGGGGCTACGAGCAGCGGCTGGCCCGCGAGGTCCGCCAACACGGCAAGCTGCCCCGGCACCTGGGCCTGATTCTGGACGGCAACCGCCGCTACGCCCGCGCCGCCGGGATGCAGCGCGAACTGGGGCACTCCTTCGGGGCGGACAAGGCGCACGAGGTCCTCCAGTGGTGCCTGGAACTGGGCATCCCGGCAGCGACGATCTGGGTGCTCTCCACCGACAACACCAGCCGCGACCCCGGCGAACTCGCGCACATCCTGGGGTTGCTGGAGCGCGAGGCCCGGAACCTCGCCACCGATCCCCGCATCCACGCCAACCGGGTGCGGGTGCGGGCCATCGGGCAGCACGACGCCTTTCCGCCCCACGTCCTCGACGCCCTGCGCGAGCTGGAGGAAAAGACGGCCGGGTACGACGGCATGTCCCTGAACATCGCCGTGGGCTACGGGGGCCGCGAGGAGATCGTGGACGCGATCAAGTGCCACCTCTCGCGCCGGGCGGAGGAGGGCAGCAGCCTGCAGGACGTGATCGCGGAGCTGGAGCCTGACCACATCAGCGCCCACCTGTACACGGCGGGCACCCCCGACCCCGACTTCATCATCCGCACCAGCGGCGAGATTCGGCTCTCGGGGTTCATGCTGTGGCAGAGCGTCTACTCGGAGTTCTACTTCTGCGACGTGTACTGGCCGGGCTTCCGGCGGGTGGACTTCCTGCGGGCGCTGCGCGACTTTCAGGGGCGGGACCGGCGCTTCGGGCGCTAG
- a CDS encoding putative immunity protein, translated as MVPLPTDPAHRALALAAADEAARVLPLFEAACPTDPRPREAIEAARAWARGEITVPQARKSAFAAHAAAREAPGEAAKAAARAAGHAAATAHVPTHAPHAAAYARRAAKLNAAASAPPRRG; from the coding sequence GTGGTCCCGCTCCCCACCGACCCGGCCCACCGCGCCCTCGCCCTGGCCGCCGCCGACGAGGCCGCACGGGTCTTGCCACTGTTCGAGGCGGCCTGTCCGACTGACCCCCGGCCCCGTGAGGCGATCGAGGCGGCGCGGGCGTGGGCGCGGGGTGAGATCACGGTGCCCCAGGCGCGGAAATCCGCCTTTGCCGCACACGCGGCGGCGCGGGAAGCTCCGGGCGAGGCCGCGAAAGCCGCTGCCCGCGCCGCCGGGCACGCCGCCGCCACCGCCCACGTCCCCACCCACGCCCCGCACGCGGCGGCCTATGCGCGAAGGGCGGCGAAGCTTAACGCCGCAGCTTCCGCGCCGCCTCGTCGGGGGTGA
- a CDS encoding GNAT family N-acetyltransferase — translation MTPPLPLRLRSATPTDAAALAQVHVTSWRETYAGLLPDDFLARMTDDHMRERREANWQNTISEGREIVLVGEREGKVVAFASAGPPRDHPGADAELYTLYALREAQGLGLGRALLSEVAEQLTAQGHRSLALWVLDVNPTRQWYVRQGGREDGAKTVPIPGGELREVRLVWDDLRQLA, via the coding sequence ATGACCCCGCCCCTCCCCTTGCGCCTGCGGTCCGCCACGCCCACTGACGCAGCCGCGCTGGCCCAGGTCCACGTCACGAGCTGGCGTGAGACCTACGCCGGGCTGCTGCCGGACGACTTCCTGGCCCGGATGACGGACGACCACATGCGCGAGCGGCGGGAGGCAAACTGGCAGAACACGATCTCGGAGGGGCGGGAGATCGTCCTCGTCGGGGAGCGGGAGGGAAAGGTCGTCGCCTTCGCCTCGGCCGGGCCGCCGCGCGACCATCCGGGCGCAGACGCCGAGCTGTACACCCTCTATGCGCTCAGGGAGGCGCAAGGGTTGGGGCTGGGTCGGGCGCTGCTGAGCGAAGTTGCCGAGCAGCTCACAGCCCAGGGGCACCGCTCCCTCGCCCTGTGGGTGCTGGACGTCAACCCCACCCGGCAGTGGTACGTGCGGCAGGGTGGACGCGAGGACGGTGCGAAAACGGTCCCCATCCCCGGCGGTGAACTGCGCGAGGTCCGGCTGGTGTGGGACGACCTGCGGCAGCTCGCGTAA
- a CDS encoding ABC transporter ATP-binding protein — protein sequence MTSSVVGTGTLEARDLHVRAGSFPAVQGVTVTFREREFSAVIGPNGAGKSTLLRALLGLASAESGEVRLLGRSLPQWTRTERARTLAYLAQGEGLPEAARVRDVVALGRGAGEWTWGLLPRRPWTAEDEAAVDRALDRTDTARFAERRVGELSGGERQRVSLARALAAQPRFLLLDEPTNHLDLAYGLEIIRHARCEAAGGLGVVAVLHDLNLAARADRLVLLAQGRVLAQGTPAEVLTPAHLHAAYGLRVRVLHDGDRPLILPED from the coding sequence ATGACTAGTTCGGTGGTCGGCACGGGCACCCTGGAGGCCCGCGACCTCCATGTCCGTGCGGGGAGTTTCCCGGCCGTGCAGGGCGTCACGGTGACCTTCCGGGAGAGGGAGTTCAGCGCCGTCATCGGGCCGAACGGGGCGGGCAAAAGCACGCTGCTGCGGGCGCTGCTGGGGCTCGCGTCGGCAGAATCGGGTGAGGTGCGGTTGCTGGGCCGCTCACTCCCGCAGTGGACGCGGACCGAGCGGGCGCGGACGCTGGCCTATCTCGCGCAGGGGGAGGGGCTGCCGGAGGCCGCGCGGGTGCGCGATGTGGTGGCGCTGGGGCGCGGGGCGGGGGAGTGGACCTGGGGCCTGCTGCCGCGCCGTCCCTGGACCGCCGAGGACGAGGCGGCGGTGGACCGCGCCCTGGACCGCACCGACACGGCCCGCTTCGCCGAGCGGCGGGTGGGCGAACTCTCGGGCGGCGAACGCCAGCGCGTGAGCCTCGCCCGTGCCCTGGCCGCACAGCCCCGCTTCCTGCTGCTGGACGAGCCCACCAACCACCTCGACCTCGCCTACGGCCTGGAGATCATCCGGCATGCCCGCTGCGAGGCCGCCGGGGGCCTGGGGGTGGTCGCCGTGCTGCACGACCTCAACCTCGCCGCCCGCGCCGACCGCCTCGTGCTGCTGGCCCAGGGCCGGGTGCTCGCGCAGGGCACCCCCGCCGAGGTGCTCACGCCCGCGCACCTGCATGCCGCCTACGGGCTGCGCGTGCGCGTGCTGCACGACGGGGACCGTCCCCTTATCCTTCCGGAGGATTGA
- the xseB gene encoding exodeoxyribonuclease VII small subunit, whose protein sequence is MPGDPLTYREAYARLSRIAAELETGEADLDRVLPLLEEARAAYAACRERIAAVQAALAGDWGEDEARPEEEDAAQAPDPDDDPF, encoded by the coding sequence GTGCCAGGCGACCCCCTCACCTACCGCGAGGCCTACGCGCGGCTCTCGCGCATCGCCGCCGAACTCGAAACCGGCGAGGCGGACCTCGACCGGGTGCTGCCGCTGCTCGAAGAGGCCCGCGCCGCCTACGCCGCCTGCCGGGAGCGCATCGCGGCGGTGCAGGCGGCCCTCGCGGGCGACTGGGGCGAGGACGAGGCTAGGCCGGAAGAAGAGGACGCTGCCCAGGCCCCCGACCCCGACGACGATCCTTTTTAA
- a CDS encoding GGDEF domain-containing protein encodes MTWRAPGSLASSPEFRFRYGSLLVVLVGVMVTSVVTLLLSPGWNFSVSDRLGLGGLALKNVALTVWLWRRPDHFTRIGLIELVLEGLGGLVKLWSALLVEQTAYGLGGYVYWLSLNYFVAALVLRPRAALTVSLGWFAALLGLGVAYGLTPGIPAERRVLWANALLQLYLSHLTLIAFLTVQGRLLRRYLGAIIRAERQARFAHVDGLTGLPNRRQLDAWLEGAGRGTGAWSVILFDLDHFKAINDAHGHVVGDRVLQAVAGAARKALGPGEQLGRWGGEEFLVVLPGRTQAQAAELAARLSEAVAGQEVPGVGRVTVSCGLAQAWPGEAAQDVLRRADAAMYRAKDEGRARVRLAG; translated from the coding sequence GTGACATGGAGGGCGCCGGGGTCCCTGGCGAGCAGTCCGGAATTCCGGTTCCGGTACGGCTCGCTGCTGGTCGTGCTCGTCGGGGTGATGGTCACGTCGGTGGTCACGCTGCTGCTGTCGCCGGGCTGGAACTTCTCGGTGTCCGACCGGCTGGGGCTGGGGGGGCTGGCCCTCAAGAACGTGGCCCTCACCGTGTGGCTGTGGCGGCGACCGGACCACTTCACCCGGATCGGCCTGATCGAGCTGGTGCTGGAGGGCCTGGGCGGACTGGTCAAGCTGTGGAGTGCGCTGCTGGTCGAGCAGACGGCCTACGGCCTGGGCGGGTACGTGTACTGGCTCTCGCTGAACTACTTCGTGGCGGCGCTGGTGCTGCGGCCCCGCGCGGCGCTCACGGTCTCGCTGGGCTGGTTCGCGGCGCTGCTGGGCCTCGGGGTGGCGTACGGGCTGACGCCGGGCATTCCCGCCGAGCGCCGTGTTCTGTGGGCCAACGCGCTGCTGCAACTGTACCTGTCGCACCTCACCCTGATCGCCTTCCTGACGGTGCAGGGGCGGCTGCTGCGGCGCTACCTGGGAGCCATCATCCGCGCCGAGCGGCAGGCCCGCTTCGCGCACGTGGACGGCCTGACCGGACTGCCCAACCGCCGCCAGCTCGACGCCTGGCTGGAGGGGGCCGGGCGCGGCACGGGAGCCTGGAGCGTCATCCTTTTCGACCTTGACCATTTCAAGGCGATCAACGATGCCCACGGCCATGTGGTGGGTGACCGGGTCCTGCAGGCGGTTGCGGGGGCGGCCCGCAAGGCCCTCGGTCCCGGCGAGCAACTCGGGCGCTGGGGCGGCGAGGAATTTCTGGTCGTGTTGCCCGGACGGACCCAGGCGCAGGCGGCCGAACTCGCCGCGCGGCTCTCGGAGGCCGTCGCCGGGCAGGAGGTGCCGGGGGTCGGCCGGGTCACCGTGAGCTGCGGCCTCGCCCAGGCCTGGCCCGGCGAGGCAGCCCAGGACGTGCTGCGCCGCGCCGATGCGGCCATGTACCGCGCCAAGGACGAGGGCCGGGCGCGGGTGCGGCTGGCGGGGTAA
- a CDS encoding DUF2089 domain-containing protein gives MPRPLPLPFPDETEAPLVTELRFPTSGVTVRGVFDLNEFATLSPENLEFLRLYIRVRGNLKEVERVLGLSYPTVRARFDTLLRAIGYEPEPADPQSEVLLSLERGEITPDEAARKLRR, from the coding sequence ATGCCCAGACCCCTGCCCCTGCCCTTTCCCGACGAGACGGAAGCGCCGCTCGTCACCGAACTGCGGTTTCCCACCAGCGGCGTGACCGTGCGCGGCGTGTTCGATCTCAACGAGTTCGCCACCCTGTCCCCCGAGAATCTGGAGTTCCTGAGGCTGTATATCCGCGTGCGCGGCAACCTCAAGGAAGTCGAGCGGGTGCTGGGCCTGAGCTACCCGACCGTCCGCGCCCGCTTCGACACCCTGCTCCGCGCCATCGGCTACGAACCCGAACCCGCCGACCCCCAGAGCGAGGTGCTGCTGAGCCTGGAGCGCGGCGAGATCACCCCCGACGAGGCGGCGCGGAAGCTGCGGCGTTAA
- a CDS encoding HRDC domain-containing protein, producing the protein MTADFPSPPTRPDARLVALHAERGDPHARLAGALADLEGAGWGLTLAGEPALARQLGTLLGPGTVRVDERLGVSRAALANFGLAAAGLDADWTGARAVWLAEPDERLLRRAERAGVPVIVDATLAPGGGWFAQGATYVVYRHGVTLTGFGDTDLALLFGQGEAPTPAAPAPSDTAVALALRDVATLPLRLARVARTVGALAERLGGGALPFGPTALLLPPDSAPDTPWVPGGVLAATRSVDGGVVFTPGLQDTETALALLRGGAPTAPAPVAREQAEDRRPEREDESRFRRNRDRFGRDRGDRSGRSTDGVGAEAPRPSRPPAPDRPEPDAARPDQPQPDSAPTRVTFEAPTPDAPAPQAPTPAEPEEEVWTPEIVFSGSGHEDPAPLPIPVSAGPDEPELEVQPPLAGPEAEPAEEPATDEAPVMGDAAPEPQPDPVPATPDLAPDLPVTTEAGAAPDPAADLTDEQAAIYARLREWRNAEAKRQEVSRFIIASNATLAEIARRVPYTMDDLKAVRGMGPERLRKYGEKLLEVVRG; encoded by the coding sequence ATGACTGCTGACTTCCCCTCTCCCCCCACCCGCCCCGACGCCCGGCTGGTGGCCCTGCACGCCGAGCGCGGCGATCCCCACGCGCGGCTGGCCGGGGCACTGGCCGATCTGGAGGGCGCCGGGTGGGGCCTGACCCTGGCGGGCGAACCCGCGCTGGCCCGGCAACTCGGAACGCTGCTGGGGCCGGGCACCGTGCGGGTGGACGAGCGCCTGGGCGTGAGCCGCGCGGCGCTGGCGAACTTCGGGCTGGCCGCCGCCGGGCTGGATGCCGACTGGACCGGAGCGCGGGCCGTGTGGCTGGCCGAACCCGACGAGCGGCTGCTGCGCCGCGCCGAGCGGGCAGGCGTGCCCGTGATCGTGGACGCGACCCTGGCTCCTGGCGGCGGCTGGTTCGCCCAGGGCGCGACCTACGTGGTCTACCGCCACGGAGTCACCCTCACAGGCTTCGGGGACACCGACCTCGCGCTGCTGTTCGGACAGGGGGAGGCGCCCACGCCCGCCGCCCCGGCTCCCTCGGACACCGCCGTGGCCCTCGCGCTGCGCGATGTGGCGACCCTCCCGCTGCGGCTGGCGCGAGTGGCCCGCACGGTGGGTGCCCTGGCCGAGCGGCTGGGGGGCGGTGCCCTGCCTTTCGGCCCCACCGCGCTGCTGCTGCCGCCCGACAGCGCCCCCGATACCCCCTGGGTTCCCGGCGGCGTGCTGGCCGCGACCCGCAGCGTGGACGGCGGGGTGGTGTTTACGCCGGGCCTTCAGGACACTGAGACGGCCCTGGCCCTGCTGCGCGGCGGGGCGCCCACTGCCCCGGCCCCCGTGGCAAGGGAACAGGCGGAAGACCGCCGCCCCGAGCGCGAGGACGAGTCGCGCTTTCGCCGGAACCGGGACCGGTTCGGCCGCGACCGGGGCGACCGTTCGGGGAGGTCAACCGACGGGGTGGGGGCCGAGGCGCCACGCCCCAGCCGCCCGCCCGCGCCTGACCGTCCCGAGCCGGACGCCGCCCGCCCGGACCAGCCGCAGCCCGACAGCGCCCCCACCCGCGTGACCTTCGAGGCGCCCACGCCCGACGCTCCGGCACCCCAGGCCCCCACGCCCGCCGAACCCGAGGAAGAAGTCTGGACTCCCGAGATCGTCTTCAGCGGCAGCGGCCACGAGGACCCTGCCCCGCTGCCGATCCCGGTGAGCGCTGGTCCCGACGAACCCGAACTGGAGGTCCAGCCGCCCCTGGCCGGACCGGAGGCCGAGCCTGCCGAGGAGCCAGCCACCGACGAGGCTCCCGTCATGGGGGACGCGGCGCCCGAACCCCAGCCGGACCCCGTGCCCGCCACGCCCGACCTCGCCCCGGACCTGCCCGTGACCACCGAGGCAGGTGCGGCCCCCGACCCCGCCGCCGACCTTACCGACGAGCAGGCGGCCATCTACGCCCGGCTGCGTGAGTGGCGCAACGCGGAGGCCAAGCGTCAGGAGGTCAGCCGCTTCATCATCGCCAGCAACGCGACCCTGGCCGAGATCGCCCGCCGGGTGCCCTACACGATGGACGACCTGAAGGCCGTGCGCGGCATGGGACCGGAGCGCCTGCGCAAGTACGGCGAGAAGCTGCTGGAAGTGGTGCGGGGCTGA
- a CDS encoding ferredoxin, with protein MPAKYFKTNGHLLVCQGQNCQARGSVLLHKALWNHLERQALAYYKTGGTVRLTESGCLGACSFGPALCVYRASEGGLEEGWYAAVDFPLATRIAQAVQDGAALPTERKYGPE; from the coding sequence ATGCCCGCCAAGTACTTCAAGACCAATGGCCACCTGCTGGTCTGTCAGGGCCAGAACTGCCAGGCCAGAGGCTCCGTGCTGCTGCACAAGGCGCTCTGGAACCACCTGGAGCGGCAGGCGCTCGCCTATTACAAGACGGGCGGCACCGTGCGCCTCACCGAGAGCGGCTGCCTGGGGGCCTGCTCGTTCGGCCCTGCCCTCTGCGTCTACCGCGCTTCGGAGGGAGGGCTGGAGGAAGGCTGGTACGCCGCGGTGGATTTCCCGCTGGCGACCCGTATCGCCCAGGCCGTGCAGGACGGGGCGGCGTTGCCGACAGAACGGAAGTACGGGCCGGAGTAG